The Anaerobacillus alkaliphilus genome window below encodes:
- the cmpA gene encoding cortex morphogenetic protein CmpA translates to MPDWLQKQLKNAFLEKNRQQIRLLNQCWYYYHRRYEPEKTQNKNRA, encoded by the coding sequence GTGCCTGACTGGCTTCAAAAGCAGCTTAAAAATGCATTCCTCGAAAAAAACCGTCAACAAATTCGTTTATTAAACCAATGCTGGTACTACTACCATCGGAGGTATGAACCAGAAAAGACGCAAAATAAAAACAGAGCTTGA
- a CDS encoding SprT family protein, whose amino-acid sequence MNDLELQKLVEDTSSEFFKWPFKHRAIFNPRLRTTGGRYLLGSHNIEINPKQFEHFGLDALIGIIKHELCHYHLHLQKRGYRHQDKDFKDLLAKVDGSKYCGAIPGMRRTSQTLHIYSCTDCGTVFNRKRAIDTKRYVCGKCKGKISKTKTFKKS is encoded by the coding sequence ATGAATGATCTAGAGCTTCAAAAATTAGTAGAAGATACCTCTTCGGAATTTTTCAAATGGCCATTTAAACATAGAGCTATTTTCAATCCAAGATTAAGAACAACGGGTGGTAGGTACCTATTAGGTTCTCATAATATTGAAATAAATCCGAAGCAGTTTGAACACTTTGGATTGGATGCCTTAATTGGAATCATTAAGCATGAGTTATGTCATTACCATTTACACCTACAAAAAAGAGGGTACCGTCATCAAGATAAGGACTTTAAAGACTTGCTAGCTAAAGTAGATGGCTCGAAGTACTGTGGTGCGATCCCGGGAATGAGAAGGACAAGCCAGACTCTACACATCTATAGTTGTACTGACTGTGGTACTGTCTTTAACAGGAAAAGAGCAATAGATACAAAGAGATATGTTTGTGGGAAATGCAAAGGAAAAATAAGTAAGACAAAAACTTTTAAAAAAAGTTGA